Proteins encoded within one genomic window of Glycine soja cultivar W05 chromosome 1, ASM419377v2, whole genome shotgun sequence:
- the LOC114416217 gene encoding rhodanese-like domain-containing protein 10 isoform X1 — protein MATQLNNVFRTSILKHKIQSETPLKTTIRTTRFQVINATSSARQLIESGTVRPILPKDASTAINSEGFVLLDVRPTWEREKARVAGSLHVPMFVEDTDNSPITLLKKWVHFGYIGLWTGQYLTTLNSEFLSQVENAIPGKEAKLLVACGEGLRSMTAASKLYNGGYKNLGWLAGGFNRSKNNDFPAVEGKEKLQHATVGGVSYIFLQLLILLKAVD, from the exons ATGGCAACCCAATTAAACAATGTGTTCAGAACTTCAATTCTGAAGCACAAGATCCAATCAGAGACCCCTTTGAAAACCACAATAAGAACCACAAGATTTCAAGTGATCAATGCTACCAGCAGTGCAAGGCAGCTCATAGAGTCTGGCACAGTGAGGCCAATATTGCCAAAAGATGCTTCCACAGCCATAAACTCAGAGGGATTTGTTCTCCTTGATGTTAGACCAACTTGGGAGAGAGAAAAGGCCCGTGTGGCAGGGTCTTTGCACGTGCCAATGTTTGTGGAGGACACGGATAACAGTCCCATAACTCTGCTTAAGAAGTGGGTGCATTTTGGGTACATTGGCTTGTGGACTGGCCAGTACCTCACTACTTTGAATTCTGAGTTCCTTAGTCAAGTGGAAAATGCCATTCCTGGTAAGGAGGCCAAGCTTCTTGTGGCGTGTGGAGAAGGGTTAAG GTCAATGACAGCAGCTTCAAAACTGTATAACGGAGGTTACAAAAATCTGGGATGGTTGGCTGGAGGCTTTAATCGTTCTAAGAACAACGACTTCCCAGCAGTAGAAGGAAAAGAGAAGTTGCAGCATGCAACAGTTGGGGGTGTTTCTTACATATTCCTTCAGTTGCTCATATTATTAAAGGCTGttgattaa
- the LOC114416217 gene encoding rhodanese-like domain-containing protein 10 isoform X2, which translates to MATQLNNVFRTSILKHKIQSETPLKTTIRTTRFQVINATSSARQLIESGTVRPILPKDASTAINSEGFVLLDVRPTWEREKARVAGSLHVPMFVEDTDNSPITLLKKWVHFGYIGLWTGQYLTTLNSEFLSQVENAIPGKEAKLLVACGEGLRYDFFQFTKSELKFITARRTS; encoded by the exons ATGGCAACCCAATTAAACAATGTGTTCAGAACTTCAATTCTGAAGCACAAGATCCAATCAGAGACCCCTTTGAAAACCACAATAAGAACCACAAGATTTCAAGTGATCAATGCTACCAGCAGTGCAAGGCAGCTCATAGAGTCTGGCACAGTGAGGCCAATATTGCCAAAAGATGCTTCCACAGCCATAAACTCAGAGGGATTTGTTCTCCTTGATGTTAGACCAACTTGGGAGAGAGAAAAGGCCCGTGTGGCAGGGTCTTTGCACGTGCCAATGTTTGTGGAGGACACGGATAACAGTCCCATAACTCTGCTTAAGAAGTGGGTGCATTTTGGGTACATTGGCTTGTGGACTGGCCAGTACCTCACTACTTTGAATTCTGAGTTCCTTAGTCAAGTGGAAAATGCCATTCCTGGTAAGGAGGCCAAGCTTCTTGTGGCGTGTGGAGAAGGGTTAAG GTATGACTTTTTCCAATTCACAAAATCAGAACTTAAATTCATCACAGCAAGAAGAACAAGTTGA